In Streptomyces ambofaciens ATCC 23877, a single genomic region encodes these proteins:
- a CDS encoding SgcJ/EcaC family oxidoreductase, with the protein MNTDPADIKAIEQVVATVERVQRAKDVEGFLALFHPDALWTTAHGKVLIGFDAIAEFTRAVLPAASWDGEVTYEAVHTQFLRADVAAVKVRQTYHSAQGDTQGTPLYVMTRQDDGRWLLHAGQNTEVHTG; encoded by the coding sequence ATGAACACCGACCCCGCGGACATCAAGGCCATCGAACAGGTCGTGGCCACCGTCGAGCGCGTCCAGCGCGCCAAGGACGTGGAGGGATTCCTCGCCCTGTTCCACCCCGACGCCCTGTGGACGACCGCCCACGGCAAGGTCCTCATCGGCTTCGACGCGATCGCCGAGTTCACCCGCGCCGTGCTGCCCGCCGCGAGCTGGGACGGCGAGGTCACCTACGAGGCAGTGCACACGCAGTTCCTGCGCGCCGACGTGGCGGCCGTCAAGGTCCGCCAGACCTACCACTCGGCACAGGGCGACACGCAAGGCACTCCGCTGTACGTCATGACCAGGCAGGACGACGGCAGGTGGCTGCTGCACGCAGGCCAGAACACCGAGGTGCACACCGGCTGA
- a CDS encoding dienelactone hydrolase family protein, whose translation MAEVLVFHHGHGLTAGVLEFAERLSGAGHTVHTPDLFEGQVFDSLQEGIAYVEKIGFGTFLARGCAVAEGLPGDLVLLGFSLGVLPAQKLAQTRPGARGAVLFEACVPVSEFGGVWPQGVPVQVHGMDADPFFCGEGDVDAARALAGTAADAELFLYRGERHLFTDSSLPSHDEHAAALATRRVLDFLERTA comes from the coding sequence ATGGCCGAGGTACTGGTTTTCCACCACGGGCACGGACTGACCGCCGGCGTCCTGGAGTTCGCCGAGCGGCTGAGCGGGGCCGGACACACCGTCCACACCCCGGACCTGTTCGAGGGGCAGGTGTTCGACAGCCTCCAGGAGGGCATCGCCTACGTCGAGAAGATCGGGTTCGGCACGTTCCTCGCGCGGGGATGCGCCGTCGCCGAGGGGCTGCCCGGGGACCTCGTCCTCCTCGGGTTCTCGCTCGGGGTCCTGCCGGCGCAGAAGCTGGCCCAGACCCGCCCGGGCGCGAGGGGTGCGGTGCTGTTCGAGGCGTGTGTGCCCGTCTCGGAGTTCGGCGGCGTCTGGCCCCAGGGCGTTCCCGTGCAGGTCCACGGCATGGACGCGGACCCGTTCTTCTGCGGTGAGGGCGACGTGGACGCGGCCCGTGCGCTCGCCGGGACGGCCGCGGACGCCGAGCTGTTCCTCTACCGCGGCGAGAGGCACCTGTTCACCGACAGCAGCCTGCCCTCGCACGACGAGCACGCTGCAGCGCTGGCCACCCGGCGGGTGCTCGACTTCCTCGAGCGCACCGCATAG
- a CDS encoding saccharopine dehydrogenase family protein encodes MEAGPLVAVFGAYGHTGRFVVAELTARGYVPVLSGRDARALGEVADLHGLQARVASVDDPASLDRALAGAAAVINCAGPFASTTGPVIEASLRAGIPYLDVAAELEANLDTYAHFRHRARDTGAVIVPAMAFFGGLGDLLTTAAMGEWTSADEAHIAYALSNWHPTAGTRLSGAVSRERRGNARLRYRGGQWEHRTDAAPTAQWTFPEPVGRRSVIAEFTMADVVTVSQHLAIPDVTTYMNAEAVRDVATPDTPAPAAADESGRSAQTFLVDVVVRSGGAERRATATGQDIYAVTAPLVVEALDRVLTHRVKAVGVTSAGELFDAPDFLRALAPHVEVETRHLQERMTAD; translated from the coding sequence ATGGAAGCAGGCCCGCTGGTGGCGGTGTTCGGCGCGTACGGTCACACCGGACGGTTCGTGGTCGCGGAACTCACCGCGCGCGGCTACGTCCCGGTCCTGTCCGGACGCGACGCGCGGGCGCTGGGCGAAGTGGCCGACCTGCACGGACTGCAGGCCCGGGTGGCGTCGGTCGACGACCCGGCCTCGCTGGACCGGGCCCTGGCCGGTGCGGCGGCGGTCATCAACTGCGCCGGCCCGTTCGCCTCGACCACCGGCCCGGTGATCGAAGCCTCGCTCCGCGCCGGCATCCCGTACCTGGACGTGGCCGCCGAGCTCGAGGCCAACCTCGACACCTACGCGCACTTCCGCCACCGGGCCCGGGACACGGGAGCGGTGATCGTCCCGGCCATGGCCTTCTTCGGCGGCCTCGGCGACCTGCTGACCACCGCGGCGATGGGGGAGTGGACCTCGGCCGACGAGGCCCACATCGCCTACGCGCTCAGCAACTGGCACCCCACCGCCGGCACCCGCCTGTCGGGCGCCGTCTCCCGCGAGCGGCGCGGCAACGCCCGCCTGCGCTACCGCGGCGGACAGTGGGAACACCGCACCGACGCCGCGCCCACCGCGCAGTGGACCTTCCCGGAGCCGGTGGGACGCCGCTCGGTGATCGCGGAGTTCACCATGGCGGACGTGGTGACCGTCTCCCAGCACCTGGCCATCCCCGACGTGACCACCTACATGAACGCCGAGGCGGTCCGCGACGTCGCCACCCCGGACACCCCGGCCCCGGCCGCCGCCGACGAGAGCGGACGCTCCGCCCAGACCTTCCTCGTCGACGTCGTCGTCCGCTCAGGCGGCGCCGAACGCCGGGCCACGGCCACCGGCCAGGACATCTACGCCGTCACCGCGCCCCTCGTCGTCGAAGCCCTCGACCGCGTCCTCACCCACCGCGTCAAGGCCGTCGGCGTCACCTCCGCCGGCGAGCTCTTCGACGCCCCCGACTTCCTGCGCGCCCTCGCCCCCCACGTCGAGGTCGAGACACGTCACCTGCAGGAGCGCATGACCGCGGACTGA
- a CDS encoding helix-turn-helix domain-containing protein yields MHRVALAVTDGMLHYELSVALEVFGSDLSHVVDPWYDFALCGPAPVRVDRFRLEPDHGLEVLARADTVLVPGWADTDREPSADLVEAVRAAHAAGARVASLCTGAFVLGAAGLLDGRRATTHWAHTGELARRYPAATVDPDVLYVDNGDVLTSAGKAAAMDLCLHLVRLDHGSADANKIARRLVVPPHRDGGQAQFIATPVPEPGGGHPLGELFPWVLQRLDQPLTVEDLARRAGLSSRHLARHFKHLTGTTPLQWLHTQRIRRAQELLETTDATVDAVAGAAGMGTATTLRRHFQRTVGVPPDTYRRTFRP; encoded by the coding sequence ATGCATCGCGTCGCGCTGGCCGTCACCGACGGCATGCTCCATTACGAACTGTCCGTGGCCCTCGAGGTGTTCGGCAGTGACCTGTCGCATGTCGTGGACCCCTGGTACGACTTCGCCCTCTGCGGGCCCGCTCCGGTGCGCGTCGACCGCTTCCGTCTGGAGCCCGACCACGGGCTCGAGGTCCTTGCGCGGGCCGACACGGTGCTGGTGCCCGGGTGGGCCGACACCGACCGCGAGCCTTCTGCGGACCTGGTCGAGGCGGTGCGCGCGGCCCACGCGGCCGGCGCCCGGGTGGCGTCGCTGTGCACGGGCGCCTTCGTCCTGGGCGCCGCCGGCCTGCTCGACGGCAGACGTGCCACCACGCACTGGGCCCACACCGGGGAGCTGGCCCGGCGGTACCCGGCCGCCACCGTCGATCCGGACGTCCTGTACGTCGACAACGGTGACGTTCTCACCTCGGCGGGCAAGGCCGCCGCCATGGACCTGTGCCTGCACCTGGTCCGCCTCGACCACGGCTCGGCCGACGCCAACAAGATCGCCCGCCGGCTGGTCGTCCCCCCGCACCGTGACGGCGGCCAGGCCCAGTTCATCGCCACCCCCGTCCCGGAGCCGGGCGGCGGCCATCCCCTCGGTGAGCTCTTCCCCTGGGTCCTCCAGCGCCTCGACCAGCCCCTCACCGTCGAGGACCTGGCCCGCCGGGCGGGACTGAGCTCACGTCACCTGGCGCGTCACTTCAAGCACCTCACCGGCACGACGCCCCTGCAGTGGCTCCACACCCAACGCATCCGCCGCGCGCAGGAGTTGCTGGAGACCACCGACGCCACCGTCGACGCCGTCGCCGGGGCCGCCGGCATGGGCACCGCCACCACCCTGCGCCGCCACTTCCAGCGCACCGTCGGCGTCCCGCCCGACACCTACCGGCGCACCTTCCGCCCCTGA
- a CDS encoding peptidase inhibitor family I36 protein: MRHHSGKGGRRARVTLISAFTLASGLVLASGGTAAAADGYGRCPDGRACYFVDSNGDGDFNYPTSCGNFHLRAYAGKISSVRTHGNPVQLRDVNQNPIGYVGPWTATNLSLSENDKAHWFEVIC; encoded by the coding sequence ATGCGACATCACAGCGGCAAGGGCGGCAGGCGTGCGCGAGTGACCCTGATATCGGCGTTCACGTTGGCCTCGGGGCTGGTGCTCGCCTCGGGCGGGACGGCGGCTGCGGCGGACGGTTACGGCCGCTGCCCCGACGGCCGGGCCTGCTACTTCGTCGACTCGAACGGCGACGGGGACTTCAACTACCCCACGTCCTGTGGGAACTTCCACCTCCGCGCGTACGCCGGGAAGATCTCCTCGGTCCGCACGCACGGGAATCCGGTCCAGCTGCGGGACGTGAACCAGAATCCGATCGGCTACGTGGGCCCCTGGACCGCGACCAACCTCTCGCTGAGCGAGAACGACAAGGCGCACTGGTTCGAGGTCATCTGCTGA
- a CDS encoding carboxymuconolactone decarboxylase family protein, with product MTARMPNPAIVAGPEVIPALLGVAGAVKNTGVPEATINLIYLRASQINGSSWNVHKHAADLKAAGESDERISTVAAWRETPFFTPEERAALALAEAATRLSDRQGDAVSDEVWAEAAKYFSDQQLAGILLATGLSNLWHRLIPTTRQAAGPVAG from the coding sequence ATGACTGCTCGTATGCCCAACCCCGCGATCGTCGCCGGTCCCGAGGTCATCCCGGCGCTGCTGGGCGTGGCCGGTGCGGTGAAGAACACCGGTGTGCCGGAGGCCACGATCAACCTGATCTACCTGCGTGCCAGCCAGATCAACGGCTCCAGCTGGAACGTGCACAAGCACGCCGCCGACCTGAAGGCGGCCGGTGAGAGCGACGAGCGGATCAGCACCGTCGCGGCCTGGCGTGAGACGCCGTTCTTCACTCCCGAGGAGCGTGCCGCGCTGGCGCTGGCCGAGGCGGCGACGCGGCTGAGCGACCGTCAGGGGGACGCGGTGTCGGACGAGGTGTGGGCCGAGGCCGCCAAGTACTTCAGTGACCAGCAGCTCGCCGGGATCCTGCTGGCCACGGGTCTGAGCAACTTGTGGCACCGGCTGATCCCCACCACCCGCCAGGCCGCGGGGCCGGTCGCCGGCTGA
- the pcaB gene encoding 3-carboxy-cis,cis-muconate cycloisomerase has protein sequence MSRDQPAPAGPACPPDTGLLSPVRAGTRVEAAVSDTAWLQAMLDAEAALARAQARCGTVPSAAARTITACARAGHLDVRQVALAARETANPVVALVQALTAQVAAHSPEAAEYVHRGSTSQDVFDTAAMLVAARALDLITADLHETAAALAGLAARHRDTVMAGRTLTLHAVPTTFGLKAAGWRELVLDAAERLSRITAHGLPVSLGGAAGTLAGYLQHAGPAATPRALIEDLTAAYAEETGLSAPALPWHALRTPVTDLGAALAHTAGALGKIAADVQVLTRTEIGEVTEPAAAGRGASSAMPHKRNPVLATLIRSAALQVPALASVLAHCMPAEDERSAGLWHAEWQPLREALRLTGGAAATAAELARGLTVHPDRMRANLEATGGQIVSERLSAVLAPRLGTAEAKQLLTHASHQAAETSRPLADVLAGHPALEGVLTPAELAGLLDPAAYTGAAAALVDRSLARPAAP, from the coding sequence ATGAGCCGCGACCAGCCCGCCCCCGCCGGCCCCGCCTGCCCACCGGACACCGGCCTGCTCTCCCCGGTGCGGGCCGGCACCCGCGTCGAGGCGGCCGTCAGCGACACCGCCTGGCTGCAGGCGATGCTCGACGCCGAGGCCGCCCTGGCCCGCGCCCAGGCCCGGTGCGGCACGGTCCCCTCTGCGGCGGCCCGCACCATCACCGCCTGCGCCCGGGCCGGCCACCTCGACGTGCGCCAGGTGGCCCTCGCCGCCCGCGAGACCGCCAACCCCGTCGTCGCCCTGGTCCAAGCCCTCACCGCGCAGGTCGCGGCACACTCACCCGAGGCCGCCGAATACGTCCACCGCGGCTCCACGAGCCAGGACGTCTTCGACACCGCCGCCATGCTCGTCGCGGCCCGCGCCCTGGACCTGATCACCGCCGACCTGCACGAGACCGCCGCCGCCCTGGCCGGCCTCGCCGCCCGGCACCGAGACACCGTCATGGCGGGCCGCACCCTGACCCTGCACGCCGTACCCACCACCTTCGGCCTGAAGGCGGCCGGCTGGCGCGAACTCGTCCTGGACGCCGCCGAACGCCTGTCCCGCATCACCGCCCACGGCCTGCCCGTCTCCCTCGGCGGCGCGGCCGGCACCCTCGCCGGCTACCTCCAGCACGCAGGCCCCGCCGCCACCCCCCGAGCCCTGATCGAGGACCTGACCGCCGCCTACGCCGAGGAGACCGGCCTGAGCGCACCCGCCCTGCCCTGGCACGCGCTGCGCACCCCCGTCACCGACCTGGGCGCCGCCCTCGCCCACACCGCCGGCGCCCTCGGCAAGATCGCCGCCGACGTGCAGGTACTGACCCGCACCGAGATCGGCGAGGTCACCGAGCCCGCCGCGGCCGGCCGCGGCGCCTCCTCGGCGATGCCCCACAAACGCAACCCCGTCCTGGCCACCCTCATCCGCTCGGCCGCCCTCCAGGTCCCCGCCCTCGCCTCCGTCCTGGCCCACTGCATGCCCGCCGAGGACGAACGCTCCGCCGGCCTGTGGCACGCCGAGTGGCAGCCCCTGCGCGAGGCACTGCGCCTGACCGGCGGCGCCGCCGCCACCGCCGCCGAACTGGCCCGGGGACTGACCGTCCACCCCGACCGGATGCGCGCCAACCTCGAGGCGACCGGCGGGCAGATCGTCTCCGAACGCCTCAGCGCCGTCCTCGCCCCCCGCCTCGGCACGGCCGAGGCGAAGCAACTCCTCACCCACGCCTCCCACCAGGCGGCCGAGACCTCCCGCCCGCTGGCCGACGTCCTGGCCGGACACCCCGCGCTCGAAGGCGTCCTCACCCCCGCGGAACTGGCCGGCCTGCTGGACCCGGCCGCCTACACCGGAGCGGCCGCAGCCCTCGTGGACCGCTCCCTGGCCCGCCCCGCCGCACCGTAG
- a CDS encoding FAD/NAD(P)-binding protein has product MAGTGHMDLCIVGAGPRGLSVLERLCAHERKNPRWDRVTVHVADPSPPGSGRVWRPTQSRHLLMNTVASQVTVFTDASVQTEGPLEEGPSLHQWARALGAGALNTGPHLAHDEETLAEARALGPDTYPTRALYGHYLMWVFRQVIAEAPAHVTVRVHPARAVALSEETAAGPHPAQSVLLEDGTRLTGLSAVVLAQGHVPARPTGTEQRLAAFAARHGLTYLAPANPADTDLTCVAPGEKVLLRGLGLNFFDYTALFTQGRGGTFTRTGGRLVYHPSGREPRLYAGSRRGVPYQARGENEKGAHGRYFPRLLTARHAQALRAPGGRPRPVRFTADLWPLIAREVESVYYETLLTARGHTPDQVAEFAGQYLHTPPGPPQEHLLDVFAVPVAERWDWSLVSRPYGERTFGDLDAFRTWLRAHLDDDVRQARLGNVSGPRKAALDILRDLRNEIRLAVDHAGLDAASHRDELDGWYTPLNAYLSIGPPASRIEEMAALIDAGVLEVTGPGMRVEADPHAPDGPRFTHTSDIPGVHVHATTLIESRLPEIDLRRTADPLMNQLLHTGQCRPHRVPGADGQDYETGGLAVSARPYHLVDAAGTAHPRRFAYGVPTESVHWVTAAGIRPGVGSVTLEDSDAIAAAALALPEPARAAAPPATTTLAAPDTATGPAPARKAS; this is encoded by the coding sequence ATGGCGGGCACCGGGCACATGGACCTGTGCATCGTGGGCGCCGGACCGCGCGGACTGTCCGTACTGGAACGGCTGTGCGCCCACGAACGCAAGAACCCGCGCTGGGACCGCGTCACCGTGCACGTGGCCGACCCCTCGCCCCCCGGCTCCGGCCGGGTCTGGCGGCCCACCCAGTCCCGGCACCTGCTGATGAACACCGTCGCCTCCCAGGTCACGGTGTTCACCGACGCCAGCGTCCAGACCGAAGGCCCCCTGGAGGAAGGCCCCAGCCTCCACCAGTGGGCCCGAGCACTGGGCGCCGGCGCCCTGAACACCGGCCCCCACCTCGCCCACGACGAGGAGACCCTCGCCGAGGCACGCGCCCTGGGACCGGACACCTATCCCACCCGCGCCCTGTACGGGCACTACCTGATGTGGGTGTTCCGGCAGGTCATCGCCGAAGCCCCGGCCCACGTCACCGTCCGCGTGCACCCCGCGCGGGCCGTCGCCCTGAGCGAGGAGACGGCCGCCGGGCCCCACCCCGCCCAGAGCGTGCTCCTGGAGGACGGCACCCGCCTGACCGGCCTGTCCGCGGTCGTCCTGGCCCAGGGCCACGTACCGGCCAGGCCCACCGGCACCGAACAGCGGCTCGCCGCCTTCGCCGCCCGCCACGGCCTGACCTACCTCGCCCCCGCCAACCCCGCCGACACCGACCTGACCTGCGTCGCCCCCGGCGAGAAGGTCCTGCTGCGCGGACTGGGCCTGAACTTCTTCGACTACACGGCCCTGTTCACCCAGGGCCGGGGCGGCACCTTCACCCGCACCGGCGGCCGGCTCGTCTACCACCCCTCGGGCCGCGAACCGCGCCTGTACGCCGGTTCGCGGCGCGGCGTGCCCTACCAGGCACGCGGCGAGAACGAGAAGGGCGCCCACGGCCGCTACTTCCCCCGGCTGCTCACCGCCCGCCACGCCCAGGCCCTGCGCGCCCCCGGCGGCCGGCCCCGCCCGGTCCGCTTCACCGCCGACCTGTGGCCGCTGATCGCCAGGGAGGTCGAGAGCGTCTACTACGAGACCCTCCTGACCGCCCGCGGCCACACCCCGGACCAGGTCGCCGAGTTCGCCGGACAGTACCTGCACACCCCGCCCGGCCCCCCGCAGGAACACCTCCTGGACGTCTTCGCCGTCCCCGTCGCCGAGCGCTGGGACTGGTCCCTGGTCTCCCGCCCCTACGGCGAGCGCACCTTCGGCGACCTGGACGCCTTCCGCACCTGGCTGCGCGCCCACCTCGACGACGACGTCCGCCAGGCCCGCCTCGGCAACGTCAGCGGACCCCGCAAGGCGGCCCTGGACATCCTGCGCGACCTGCGCAACGAGATCCGGCTCGCCGTCGACCACGCCGGCCTCGACGCGGCCTCCCACCGCGACGAACTCGACGGCTGGTACACCCCGCTCAACGCCTACCTGTCCATCGGCCCGCCCGCCTCCCGCATCGAGGAGATGGCCGCCCTCATCGACGCGGGCGTCCTGGAGGTCACCGGCCCCGGCATGCGCGTCGAGGCCGACCCCCACGCCCCGGACGGCCCCCGCTTCACGCACACCAGCGACATCCCCGGCGTGCACGTCCACGCCACCACGCTCATCGAGTCCCGGCTGCCGGAGATCGACCTGCGCCGCACCGCCGACCCGCTGATGAACCAGCTGCTGCACACCGGCCAGTGCCGCCCCCACCGCGTCCCCGGCGCGGACGGCCAGGACTACGAGACCGGCGGCCTCGCCGTCTCCGCCCGCCCCTACCACCTGGTGGACGCCGCCGGCACCGCCCACCCCAGGCGCTTCGCCTACGGGGTGCCCACCGAGTCCGTCCACTGGGTGACCGCGGCCGGCATCCGGCCCGGAGTCGGCTCGGTGACCCTGGAGGACTCCGACGCCATCGCGGCAGCCGCCCTCGCCCTGCCCGAACCGGCCCGAGCCGCCGCACCGCCCGCCACGACGACACTCGCGGCCCCCGACACCGCCACCGGCCCCGCACCGGCCAGGAAGGCCTCATGA
- a CDS encoding sigma-70 family RNA polymerase sigma factor, with product MDEQEWLAEQFEGARGHLRAVAYRMLGSLTEADDAVQEAWLRLNRAYDSDIENLRGWLTTVVGRVCLDMLKSRRIRREDPFESVVHVPDYVQEEEGDPEQRALLADSVGLALLVVLEALDPAERLAFVLHDMFGVPFDEIAPIVERTPAAARQLASRARRRVRGGSAVPDPDLAKRREVVEAFLSAARGGDFEALLNVLDPGVVARSDGRLGARGAPAVASTAAAFARIAEVAQLALINGSPGVIAAHAGEGFRAMTFDVAGGCITEIDVITDPERLLTLDLALLEG from the coding sequence ATGGACGAGCAGGAATGGCTGGCCGAGCAGTTCGAGGGCGCCCGTGGGCATCTGCGGGCGGTCGCGTACCGCATGCTGGGCTCCCTCACCGAGGCGGACGACGCGGTGCAGGAGGCGTGGCTGCGGCTGAACCGGGCCTACGACAGTGACATCGAGAACCTGCGCGGGTGGCTGACCACGGTGGTGGGCCGGGTGTGCCTGGACATGCTGAAGTCGCGCCGGATCCGCCGGGAGGACCCGTTCGAGTCGGTGGTCCACGTGCCGGACTACGTCCAGGAGGAGGAGGGGGATCCGGAGCAGCGCGCGCTGCTGGCGGACTCGGTGGGGCTGGCGCTGCTGGTGGTGCTGGAGGCGCTGGACCCGGCGGAGCGGCTGGCGTTCGTGCTGCACGACATGTTCGGTGTGCCGTTCGACGAGATCGCGCCGATCGTCGAGCGGACCCCGGCGGCGGCCCGGCAGCTGGCCAGCCGCGCGCGGCGCCGGGTGCGGGGCGGGTCCGCGGTGCCGGACCCGGACCTGGCCAAGCGGCGTGAGGTGGTCGAGGCGTTCTTGTCCGCTGCGCGCGGCGGGGACTTCGAGGCGCTGCTGAACGTGCTGGATCCCGGTGTGGTGGCCCGCTCGGACGGCCGGCTGGGGGCGCGGGGCGCGCCGGCGGTGGCGTCGACGGCGGCGGCGTTCGCGCGGATCGCGGAGGTGGCGCAGCTGGCGCTGATCAACGGTTCGCCCGGTGTGATCGCCGCGCACGCCGGGGAGGGTTTCCGGGCGATGACGTTCGACGTCGCGGGCGGCTGCATCACCGAGATCGACGTCATCACCGATCCGGAGCGGCTGCTGACCCTGGACCTGGCGCTGCTGGAGGGCTGA
- a CDS encoding acyltransferase family protein, translated as MAHDELTGGGFPPTAVGEGGAAGPGAPAQGSAEGPDKAGRSRSARLDSLTGLRFGAALLVFFNHVGLPFPHLRLLESDSAAMNLFDVTGNAGALGVTFFFVLSGFVLTWSARERDTAARFMRRRLVKIYPNYVITWALALVLFASAYTTTGTAIANLFMVHVWVPDFDVFSSVNQPSWSLGCEAFFYACFPLLHSWFTRIRAEHLTYWIAAVTAGIIATPWAAYVFIADKPYFPGASLGATVSAEQYWFAYNLPVTRVLDFALGMLVAQAVIRGRWFNIGMVWSGVLLAGSYVLCSHVPFLYSQRSVTIIPIVLLIAAAATADIRGTTSWFRGRTMLWLGEISFAFYLVHFIVLTYMRKELEGTFSVAETTGLVALGLVISVLASWALYALVERPITRRFSSSRRARRAVAS; from the coding sequence GTGGCACACGACGAGTTGACCGGTGGTGGTTTTCCGCCGACGGCGGTCGGCGAGGGCGGCGCGGCCGGGCCCGGCGCCCCGGCCCAGGGGTCTGCCGAGGGGCCGGACAAGGCGGGGCGGTCCCGTTCGGCGCGGCTGGACTCGCTGACGGGGCTGCGGTTCGGTGCGGCGCTGCTGGTGTTCTTCAACCACGTCGGCCTGCCCTTCCCCCATCTGCGGTTGCTGGAGTCGGACTCGGCGGCGATGAACCTGTTCGACGTGACCGGCAACGCGGGTGCGCTGGGCGTCACGTTCTTCTTCGTGCTGAGCGGTTTCGTCCTGACGTGGTCGGCGCGTGAGCGGGACACCGCCGCGCGGTTCATGCGTCGCCGGCTGGTGAAGATCTACCCGAACTACGTGATCACCTGGGCGCTGGCGCTGGTGCTGTTCGCGTCGGCGTACACCACCACGGGCACGGCGATCGCCAACCTGTTCATGGTGCACGTGTGGGTGCCGGACTTCGACGTGTTCTCCAGCGTGAACCAGCCGAGCTGGTCGCTGGGGTGCGAGGCGTTCTTCTACGCGTGCTTCCCGCTGCTGCACTCCTGGTTCACGCGGATCCGTGCCGAGCACCTGACGTACTGGATCGCGGCGGTGACGGCGGGCATCATCGCCACGCCGTGGGCGGCGTACGTGTTCATCGCGGACAAGCCCTACTTCCCGGGTGCCTCGCTGGGTGCGACGGTCTCCGCCGAGCAGTACTGGTTCGCCTACAACCTGCCGGTGACGCGGGTGCTGGACTTCGCGCTGGGCATGCTGGTCGCGCAGGCGGTGATCCGCGGGCGCTGGTTCAACATCGGCATGGTGTGGTCGGGTGTGCTGCTGGCGGGCAGTTATGTGCTGTGCTCGCACGTGCCGTTCCTGTACTCGCAGCGTTCGGTGACCATCATCCCGATCGTGCTGCTGATCGCGGCCGCCGCGACGGCGGACATCCGGGGCACGACGAGCTGGTTCCGGGGCCGGACGATGCTGTGGCTGGGCGAGATCTCGTTCGCGTTCTACCTGGTCCACTTCATCGTGCTGACCTATATGCGCAAGGAGCTCGAGGGGACCTTCTCGGTCGCCGAGACCACCGGGCTGGTGGCGCTGGGGCTGGTGATCAGCGTGCTGGCGTCGTGGGCGCTGTACGCGCTGGTGGAGCGGCCGATCACCCGGCGGTTCTCCTCCTCGCGGCGTGCCCGGCGTGCGGTGGCGTCCTGA
- a CDS encoding carboxymuconolactone decarboxylase family protein produces MTNPAGVLPGATQAIGALMKATRQGGVPQPTLELVHLRVSQINGCSACVDASSRSARKAGESDERLATVAAWRDAPFFTDAERAALALAEHSTRLADREDAVPDAVWQEAARHYDEKGLAAIVMMCAVANFFNRLNATTRQVAGQAW; encoded by the coding sequence ATGACCAACCCGGCCGGTGTCCTGCCCGGCGCCACGCAGGCCATCGGCGCCCTGATGAAGGCGACCCGGCAGGGCGGCGTCCCGCAGCCCACACTGGAACTCGTCCACCTGCGCGTCAGCCAGATCAACGGCTGCAGCGCCTGCGTCGACGCCTCCTCCCGCAGCGCCCGCAAGGCCGGCGAGAGCGACGAACGCCTGGCCACCGTGGCGGCCTGGCGCGACGCGCCCTTCTTCACCGACGCCGAACGCGCCGCCCTGGCGCTCGCCGAGCACTCCACCCGCCTCGCCGACCGCGAGGACGCCGTCCCGGACGCCGTCTGGCAGGAGGCCGCCCGCCACTACGACGAGAAGGGCCTGGCCGCGATCGTGATGATGTGCGCGGTGGCCAACTTCTTCAACCGCCTCAACGCCACCACCCGTCAAGTGGCCGGCCAGGCCTGGTGA
- a CDS encoding carboxymuconolactone decarboxylase family protein, which yields MSGLPLIQPENATGEAAALLEAAQHALGLTPNLTKAMAHSPAALRGFLDLRRALGTGTLPAAAQESIALLVAQENGCDYGLSWHTYTGTKVAGLSHHQAHRARRAKAQDPLTGAALLLTRALIRHRGTLSDTELAAARGSGLSGGQITEIVAHLALNTLTTYVGKTARVSVDWPLVRHDDTHP from the coding sequence GTGAGCGGACTTCCCCTCATCCAGCCGGAGAACGCCACCGGCGAGGCGGCGGCCCTGCTGGAGGCGGCCCAGCACGCGCTGGGCCTGACGCCCAACCTCACCAAGGCGATGGCGCACAGCCCCGCGGCACTCAGAGGCTTCCTCGACCTGCGGCGCGCCCTGGGCACCGGAACCCTGCCCGCGGCCGCCCAGGAGAGCATCGCGCTGCTGGTCGCGCAGGAGAACGGCTGCGACTACGGCCTGTCCTGGCACACCTACACCGGCACCAAGGTGGCCGGACTGAGCCACCACCAGGCGCACCGCGCCCGCCGGGCGAAGGCCCAGGACCCGCTCACCGGGGCGGCCCTGCTGCTCACCCGCGCCCTGATACGCCACCGGGGCACGCTGAGCGACACCGAACTGGCCGCCGCCCGCGGCAGCGGCCTCAGCGGCGGGCAGATCACCGAGATCGTCGCCCACCTCGCCCTCAACACCCTGACCACCTACGTCGGCAAGACCGCCCGGGTCAGCGTCGACTGGCCCCTCGTACGGCACGACGACACCCACCCCTGA